The Anthonomus grandis grandis chromosome 16, icAntGran1.3, whole genome shotgun sequence genome includes the window caggcagttgagtgcattcaGTCGTTGGACAGAGATGAAATTGCCTTTGATTACCTAACAAAGAAAGAAAGATACACGAGGTCAACTGTTTAGGagataaattgtattttttccaggtagctGAATGCCTTCAATCGTTGGACAAAGAGAGAGAGCGAAAAGAGTAAGACACTttaaatcaactgcctggaagaatacatttatttcttccaggcagttaagtgcATTCAATCGTTGGACAGAGAGAGAGGGAAAAAGAGTAAGACACTttaaatcaactgcctggaagaatatattaaattcttccaggcagttgaatgaactcaattattgaaaagagaTGAAAATGCACTAGATTATATAACAGAGAGAGCAAGAGactctcaattgcctggaagaatacctttatttcttccaggcagttgagtgcattcaaTCATTAGACAGAGATGAAAATGCCTTTGATTACCTAACAAAGAGAGAAAGATACTTTAGATCAACTGTTTAAGAGATAAATTGTATTTCTTTCAAGTATTTGAATGCATTCAATCGTTTGACAGAGAAAGAGGGGATAAAAAGAGTAAGACACTTtaaattaactgcctggaagaatatatttaattcttccaggcagttggactaactcaattattgaaaaaagatgaaaatgcACTAGATTATATaacagagagagaaagagactccaattgcctggaagaatacctttatttcttccaggcagttgagtgcattcaaTCATTAGACAGAGATGAAAATGCCTTTGATTACCTAAAAAAGAGAGAAAGATACTTTAGATCAACTGTTTAAGAGATAAATTGTATTTCTTTCAAGTATTTGAGTGCATTCAATCGTTTGACAGAGAAAGAGAGGGAAAAGAGTAAGACACTttaaatcaactgcctggaagaatatatttaattcttccaggcagttggactAACTCAATTATTGGAAAGAGATGAAAATGCACTAGATTACATAACAGAGAGAAAAAGAGACTCTAAATCAATGGTGTTGTCAATTGTCAAAGTTGAGTGCATTCAATCATTGGACAGAGATGAAATTACCTTTAATTACCGAACAAAGAGAGAAATATACTCTAGATAAACagtttaggagataaattgtatttcttccaggtgTTAAGTGCATTCAATCGTTGGACAGAGAGAGAGAGCGAAAAGAGTAAGACACTttaaatcaactgcctggaagaatatatttaattcttccaggcagttggactaactcaattattgaaaaaagatgaaaatgcACTAGATTATATaacagagagagaaagagactccaattgcctggaagaatacctttatttcttccaggcagttgagtgcattcaaTCATTAGACAGAGATGAAAATGCCTTTGATTACCTAAAAAAGAGAGAAAGATACTTTAGATCAACTGTTTAAGAGATAAATTGTATTTCTTTCAAGTATTTGAGTGCATTCAATCGTTTGACAGAGAAAGAGAGGGAAAAGAGTAAGACACTttaaatcaactgcctggaagaatatatttaattcttccaggcagttggactAACTCAATTATTGGAAAGAGATGAAAATGCACTAGATTACATAACAGAGAGAAAAAGAGACTCTAAATCAATGGTGTTGTCAATTGTCAAAGTTGAGTGCATTCAATCATTGGACAGAGATGAAATTACCTTTAATTACCGAACAAAGAGAGAAATATACTCTAGATAAACagtttaggagataaattgtatttcttccaggtgTTAAGTGCATTCAATCGTTGGACAGAGAGAGAGAGCGAAAAGAGTAAGATACTttaaatcaactgcctggaagaatatatttaattcttccaggcagttgaatgaacTGAATTATTGGAAAGAGATGAAAATGCACTAGATTATATaacagagagagaaagagactctcaattgcctggaagaatacctttatttcttccaggcagttgagtgcattcaaTCATTAGACAGAGATGAAAATGCCTTTGATTACCTAACAAAGAGAGAAAGATACTTTAGATCAACTGTTTAAGAGATAAATTGTATTTCTTTCAAGTATTTGAGTGCATTCAATCGTTTGACAGAGAAAGAGAGGATAAAAAGAGTAAGACACTTtaaattaactgcctggaagaatatatttaattcttctaggcagttgaatgaaCTGAATTATTAGAAAGAGATGAAAATGCACTAGATTATATaacagagagagaaagagactctcaattgcctggaagaatacctttattttttccaggcagttgagtgcgcTCAATTATTGGACAGAGATGAAAATGCCTTTGATTAGTTAACAAAGAGAGAAAGATACTTTAGATCAACTGTTTAAGGGATAAATTGTATTTCTTTCAAGTATTTGAGTGCATTCAATCGTTTGACAGAGAAAGAGAGGGAAAAAGAGTAAGACACTttaaatcaactgcctggaagaatatatttaattcttccaggcagttgagtgcgcTTAATTATTGGAAAGAGATGAAAATGCACTAGATTACATAACAGAGAGAAAAAGAGACTCTAAATCAATGGTGTTGTCAATTGTCAAAGTTGAATGCATTCAATCATTGGACAGAGATGAAATTACCTTTAATTACCAAACAAAGAGAGAAATATACTCTAGATAAACagtttaggagataaattgtatttcttccaggtgTTGAGTGCATTCAATCGTTGAACAGAGAGAGAGAGGGAAAAAGATTAAGACACTttaaatcaactgcctggaagaatatatttaattcttccaggcagtcgaatgAACTCAATTATCGGAAAGAGATGAAAATGCACTAGACTACATAACAAAGAGAGAAAGAGactctcaattgcctgaaagaatacctttatttcttccaggcagttgagtgcattcaaTCATTAGACAGAGATGAAAATGCCTTTGATTACCTAACAAAGAGAGAAAGATACTTTAGATCAACTATTTAAGAGATAAATTGTATTTCTTTCAAGTATTTGAGTGCATTCAATCGTTTGACAGAGAAAGAGAGGGAAAAGAGTAAGACACTttaaatcaactgcctggaagaattaaatatattctAATGTGGACTAACTCAATTATTGGAAAGAGATAAATATACATTGACCTATCAGAGAAGGAGAGCTTACTTTACTACTACTATACTTCAGTAAGCAGTACTCTATTGTAAAATGTACTGCTTACTCAAGACTCACTTttcttagtttttagtttttgaccTCGATTAtggtaattttctttattattattttcaaatttaattgtttgttaGAGGGGtttgttcatttaatttttccgATGATGAACCACATCGCCCtcttactattaaaaattattacattgaTCTTTGCACGCAAGAACTCGGTTTGACAGACCGGTATAGTgaatgccaaatatttttttgtatttattaatattaagactaaGAGAGATGCCtaattaataatagtaataataatgacTTTCAATATATTAAGTGATATTCAATGGAGAGATGAGACGAACGAGAAGAAGTTCAGGAATTCCCGTgttactaattaaattaattaattacaatttaatgatatagattaattttttttataatgataaCCGATAAATTAGCAGAATTAATATTCACCTGAATATCCTTAAATGTAGCCTTAAATTGTGCGCCACTGTTAAGCGTAGCCTCCGGGATGACGAGAGGGTCCAGGGGCGGAATAAATAATTCAGGTACACCCTGCTTCAGTTTCGGTCGTAATAATTCGACATTCTCGATAATGCAGTTGTGTAAATTGGGATCTTTTCTTTTGCACAGTTTTAAAAACGATGCTAAAACAACAAACTTAATCAAACTATATTAgacttattaaatattgaagTGTACATACGAAGCCCTTTTGCTGTTGCACAATGAATGACGAACGCAACTACGAAAATACCGTATGCAACTTTGGACATTTTCACTTCGTAGTATCACAATAAAATACACTTGTATCACAAAAATCGAAACTTATATGGGGGATTTCGAACccaatatattataaaaaaacacagttgaaataattaattattcaacaattttatgcCACGAAGTGTTTAGTTCAATTAACGAAGTCGGCGATTCACAGAAtgtttttaatgcttttttttgcAGAAGACGTCAGGGATAACTGGTCGTCTAATGGGAGGTTGCACGAGGAGGTCAAGGGTAAGTAACGCACATAAGTATATGAAAACATGGGAAAAATTTGTGTGcagcttaatttaatttaattttttttaaggtcgGTTGTTAGATCAAAATCTGGGTGATCTAATATTGTAATAAAGAAGGTTAATTTGAACATGTctagtaaaaatttaattattatgacaAAGAGTGGAGGGGGGAGGGTCGTTAGACTAGGCAAATAAGGCCAAGACTCcgcataattttataatattataaaaactagaaaaaaaccACATGACGTTAATATGTTCCCTTTTATTTATGTaagttaattttctattaagaacatatttaatattcatatacATTTACAAAAGTCTATCACCATAAATTCGGTttacaagaaattttatttcatagttttttatACACTTggttatacaaaattttgatatatctttttttatttttgatacgCATGTCATCGTAAACTTTTCATTGAGTTATTAGTGCAATATTGTACTCTATTTTTACTGCACACTACACAATGAAAACTAAGACTTTAACAACTTCATTCAGAGACATCAACCTTGATATTgatagtataataaaaatattaattgtaaaaatggGTAATCATcgaattgattttattatttgatttgtaGATATTATTAATTCGACTGCATATTGTTTTCACGTCAATATAACCctccaaaaaattataattgatatCTTTGTTCGAATAtcattgtaaaaatatatttaatataaatgaacAATCACTATGTGTATGTaggcattttaatattttcagagatatagatagaaaaaaacatgaagttctatataaatgtatttaaaaaaaatacttacaaagaaaattgaaaaattattataatattataggtaTTAATAAATAACAGCCTAAATACGtcttaattcaaataaataccCACAAACCTTTGGCCTCCACTATACCGGCCTGGCAAACCGAGGTCTTGCgtgcaaaattgtaaaaaatgctacatatttcaagtatttcacatttttttaaatatatatatttgtagtTATGACTTGGCGTTATTTTCTATGTCTTCCAAGCATTGAAAGTCATATTTCTTTATGATATTTCAGACATTTTGttatcataaaaagaaaagattaCGTTAAGTTACTGTCTGTATCTGTATAGGGAATTAACTAGAAAAATCACCTCAAATGAGATCAACAAATCGTTTCAAGGGGTTTTCACGTGCATtcaataagtaaatatttttaattgaattaggAGATTCATCGGGTGTTAATTTGCAAAAGAAAAGTACAAATTAGGATCgacatgtttttattattaactaattaattattgtaactGTATCACTCGGGAAACAGCATGGAAATGGGATATTTATGGAAAATCTTGTTGGCAAACTTCTTAAAGATCCCCGCTATCCTATCCTCCAAAACTGGTTTGATCTCGTTCACCACGCTCTTCCAATTgtcgtttagaaataaattcaTTGATGCACCTACAATAAGATTAAAAAACAACcttacaatttaattattttgttgcGATATTAATCGATCAAAATAATTCAGACACAGTGAgccataaaaaactaaatttaacatgaaaattaattaaatgcttTACCTAGCTCCTCGTTTccgttaaataaattatcaaaatgtaACTCGGCATGCCCGATATTAAAGTCAACATAGCAATCTtctatattataataagtttcttcgtccttttgaattttttttgccttCATTGTCATGATAGCCTCTAcattacctaaaataaaattcatggCGACGTATATGGGGATCTGTTTCTATTATCtcgttaattatttatttgatctCTGCACCTACTGTAGTTTCCAGTACTTGCTCCAGATCCGCTAATaggcatcatcaaaattttacCGTCCATTGTATAATCCGTGCTGATATTCAATTTCGGAATGAACAGTTTGATCTTGAATCGGTCCTTGTCCAGATTAATCCTTAAACATAACAAAACTTGTTATGAATCTTTGTTGCTTTAAAAAGTGTATCAGAGAATCAATTCGTCGAGGAGATATataggaaatatttaaatttcttatgaagaTTTTTGTTTAGACCTTTATAAAACTACTTAATAAGTCATTTATGGATGAGTTTAGAAGGAAACTCGTAAGAGCTTTTTTGATGtggaaactcattggctttcatataaAGATAAAGTTAATGAAATCGGtgcattaatttttgaaatattcagaTTCTTGTGAGgcctttgacaatatcaagattttttttcaaacaactAAAAAATTCATGGATAACTCAAGAATAACTGTACTTTGGTGAAGAAACTCATcggcaaaatgtttattattattatgttccAGATTTTATACCAAGAACTGTTCGTAATTTGTTACATGTTCCAGGCATTTcagataattttgaatttcttcttGGCATTTGAAGacattttccaatttaatttttttgttcttttcaagtttttttgtttatttaattccaggATTTTAacgtaatttagaaaaaatttcacACATTAAAGTTATAAActgacattttttgtttttctagaattttaaagTGATTACTTTATATATTTCAGACTTTTGAGGTTATTAATTAACGCATTAGAACCACTGGTTTATTtcctttatacatttttatatttgacgtggtttttatttcattgtgatatttgaatctattttttacaatttgtacattttccaggcaattaaagtgaTTTCAAACCTTTTCCTGGTATGCAAAGCCATTTTCtactttaattatttgtatGTACGTTCAAGGTTCTTATTTGAggcattatttttgttttaattcaaaGAAACCCCTTAGAGAAGTAAAAACATTAACATAATATAAAGAAACGGTTGTCTAAGAACGTATGATTTTTTGTCAGCAAACattcaaaagaaaagaaactcatcggctttcatgtaaaactaaaatcaataaaatcggtgCTTGAGGTTTCAGAATATGTAGATTTccgtaaagcctttgatagtatcaaaattttttgaaatcattGGAAAACTGGTGAATAACACAAATATTGTTACATTTACAAGGAAACTCATAGGGGCTTTTTTGATGACGAAACTCATCAGTtttcatataaaactaaaatcgaTAAAATCGGTGAATGAGTTTTCAGAATGTCGAGATTTTCGCAAAACCTTTAACAATATcgagatttttttaaaccccTGACAAATTGACGGATAACTTGAAAACTGCTACATTTACAAAGAAACTTGAAAGAGtctttttggtaaaaaaaccCATCGGCTATTATTTGAaatcaaaatcaggaaaatcgGTGGatgagttttcaaattatttaaatttttgtgaagcctttgacaatatcaagattttttcaaaccACTGAAATATTGACGAATAACTTGAAAACGGCCGCTTTTACAAGGAAATTTGTAAGGGCCTTTCTGATGAAAAAACTCATCAGCAAcatcatcaactgcctggaagaatattttaatttctttagtgaTCAATATTAGTCCACTGGTTCGCAATGTACGAAATGGTAACATCACACTGTGGAAGTTGCCCTTCTACCTACAAAATGAAAACTATTGAAGCGATCTTTTATCACGCCAAGACAAGCCATCTGCTGTATTCTGCAAAATAGTCCAACAAGAAAGCGTGGACAGACATTAAAGGATTCAAACCGTTTAGAGGTAAGCTCTTATATCACACAATCCGATGGTTCCTGCTCGTGTACATATTGTATCAATGACGAGCTGTAGTCCAGCGATATCGGCACAGTAACAAGGTCAGACAATTAGTCTTATCTTGGTAATAGTCTATCTGTAAAATAATCACAGACAGACACATCACAGGACTTGTCTTCCAAATTCACCATCATTATTAGAGGCAAACAAACTAAAGGTAGTACCAGTTTCCAGTTTGGttgcctggacgaatatttcgattccttacaggcagttgagtgcattcaaTGAGAGGCAtagactcaactgcctggacgaatattttgatttcttccaggcagttgagtgaatTTAATACTGAGGGTCAAACTTCCGAAGGATCTacaaaaaagggaaaaaagtGAGCCTGAAAATCACTTTCCAGGTCCCACTATAATGACGTATTCGTTAAGCAAAAGAAAATCTGTCATTGATGTAATCAGAAACGCTAAAGATGATGATATATAGATTTCGGTAATTCATGTAGTATTAAGCAAACGCAGCGCTTAAAACTTTCTTTTAACGAACATGATAAAACTGTACTACAAGATTACGGAAATGCAGAAACCTGTACTTTGAGTAGTTTCATTATTGATGACATTAAAAATACGTAGCCGGAAAAATACCGTACCATAGAACCAAATCTTCCAAAAAAAGACCAATATAGTTCTCCAAATAGGAGAAAAATCTACCTAATCATTGGAGGACATTTGAAAGTAGTGACGTTCCTATTAATTGAGTATTGCATTTTCCATACAAAAACCTAGATGAACTAGACAAGATCTACAAGGCTGTATTTCTCCTTTAAAGTACATAAACTAAAGCAAAAATACTTACTTTACATTTCTTAATAGGAACTCAGACGGTCCAAAGACTTTTATGTTCTTATAAGTGCTTTTAACCGATACAGGTCCATTTCCTTGGTCGATCAATACCTCTGAAATAACTAGGGGTTCACAGCTTGGTATTCCCAACTCTTCTATACCATTCGCCAGAAAGGGTCTTAGGCTCTCTATTGAGTTTATCAGGCATTGCTTAATGTTCGGATCAGATTTATGGCAAATGTTTATGAATGAAGCTGgaaatggaaaattattaaagatattaaaaatttgcttcGATGCAAAGTAGGGTGAAAAGTGCTCACTCGCATTTGGCGTTTCATATCTCGTTGAAAACTAATCTTATGATGtcaaatgttattaataaagttGTACTCTTTAATGAGATTAATAAAACTAGttagaatgattttttttgtgggaaTGATACTTTTCGAGATAAAGCTCCTGGAAGTTTGCTTTGATACAAGTTAGGCCTAGAAGTGCTCACTAGCATTTGTCCCTTAATATCttggttaatttttaagttatgatgtTAAGGGTTATTACCAAAGTTGTACTATTTAATGAGACTTACAAAATGagtaagaataattttttttgtgagaatGATACTTTTCAAGATACAGCTCCTGGAAGTTTGCTTTAATACAAATTGGGTCATTCGCATTTGTGCCTTAATAACTCGGTTAATTCCAACCTTATGATGTTAAGTGTTATTACCAAAGTTTTACTCTTGGATAAGATCTACAAAACTAGTAAGAATGATTTTTCTTGTGAGAATAATAGTTTTCGAGCATTTAATGCAAATCAGGCCTAGAAGTGCTCATCGCATTTGTCCCTTAATATCTCGATTAagataaattacattatttattcatacaggaaaaattgaaatatatagaaataaaaatcaattaatttatcATAATGGTACGtaccaataaatataattaaaaattatgttaaatgatttaaattcaATGTTAGTCATTATAATTTCCGTGAACAGTTTTTATGTGATAATTAGGAAATAACTGGCCAATTAGCGGCAATATGAAATACGCgatgtttttaaatatagacAAAAATAATCCAGACAATATAtgcccataaaaaaaagttacttacGTAATTTGGATTTTCCGTAAACGTAATTTAATAAGAGAAAAAGCCAAAATAATCGTCTgaacataattaaattaattggctttatttaaatttaaaaaaaaaattgtaattaactttcaagaaaaaaaaatgggtaaTGTCACgcgaaaactattaaaaaaaaaacttaagattGCTAATGGGGTCAAAACAATTTTCGTCTGTTGAAATATTATTCgatgtcaataattatttaaataacaagttTTGAATTGTCAGTTGtttagtttataaataatacgTTGTTGGGTAATTCTATTTTAAAGGTCGTTCGTGTCGTGCGTTAAATACTAACCTAGGCATTAACCTGCATAGAttcgtttctttaattttatctaataaatgCAAACAGCAATCTTCCATTTAGCGTATAACTAAAGTGACCACTGCTAATGGAACCTATTGACCATCCTCATCTCAATTAAAAAGTCCTACACGTTTTTACTATAGCTGACTCCACAATGAAGTTATGCACTTGCAAATTCTCATTTATAGTGTAAAATGCCCTTGAATGATCACAATAAATAGACCAGAAACGCCTATATCCCTATCAGGTTTCATAACAATTTATGTTTGTTCAAAATCCAGCCTATTTATGAGATCATAAAAAATACGCAAAAATTCCTGTcaatttgataataattaaCTGACCATTTAAAACGTCCAACAAGAGAAggatattgattaaaaaaatgggTTTAACTGGTTTTTTCATGGATAAATCTTTCTCTCTCATACTGTCCGAAACTTCTGGAAATAATAAACCTATACAGCTATCGTTCTATTTTCTGTacctttatatttttacttttagcagtttgttttgtTGGGTTTTATATCGAGTAAAGATTTGAGGAGCCGATACTTATTTTAATACGCACTCctacatttttcttttcaaaattagttaaacgtttataatataaaatcaatGAAAGGAAAAAAACTTCACTTtgtattgtttggttattttatgcactctagtacaaaaACCTCCAAGTATGTTTTCTTATAcacttttatataatatatatactgAAACTACCAGAAACCTCTAGCTCTGGAAAATGAGAGTGTTTTCCTAATAACGATACTGTTTATTTTAGGCTAGTTCCATTACAATATATAGTATATTAAATGTTTCGGTTAAAgacatttaatataatattttattgaagagaTCAATTAATCtttgca containing:
- the LOC126745777 gene encoding protein takeout-like; the protein is MFRRLFWLFLLLNYVYGKSKLPSFINICHKSDPNIKQCLINSIESLRPFLANGIEELGIPSCEPLVISEVLIDQGNGPVSVKSTYKNIKVFGPSEFLLRNVKINLDKDRFKIKLFIPKLNISTDYTMDGKILMMPISGSGASTGNYSNVEAIMTMKAKKIQKDEETYYNIEDCYVDFNIGHAELHFDNLFNGNEELGASMNLFLNDNWKSVVNEIKPVLEDRIAGIFKKFANKIFHKYPISMLFPE